A genomic window from Ruminiclostridium cellulolyticum H10 includes:
- a CDS encoding ACT domain-containing protein, with translation MKQESIFFLVDSFILPDIFSKVIEVKKILSLGKIKTVNDAVKVVGISRSAYYKYKDYVFPFNETSRGKVITLFFVVEDFSGILSSIINKIASANANILTINQNIPINGLADVTISIETLDMKIDIQNLLTEINKVEGVRRSEILAR, from the coding sequence ATGAAACAAGAATCTATATTTTTTTTGGTTGATTCATTTATTTTACCTGACATATTTTCAAAGGTTATAGAGGTTAAAAAGATTCTAAGTCTAGGTAAAATAAAAACTGTTAACGATGCTGTCAAAGTAGTAGGAATCAGCAGAAGTGCCTACTACAAATACAAAGATTATGTTTTCCCTTTTAATGAAACGTCAAGGGGTAAGGTCATAACATTATTTTTCGTTGTAGAAGATTTTTCGGGTATACTTTCGAGTATAATAAATAAAATAGCTTCGGCTAATGCAAATATATTGACAATAAATCAAAATATACCTATAAACGGGTTGGCGGATGTAACAATATCTATTGAAACTTTGGACATGAAAATAGATATTCAGAATCTACTGACAGAGATTAATAAGGTTGAGGGTGTCAGGCGAAGCGAAATATTGGCAAGGTAA
- a CDS encoding homoserine dehydrogenase, whose translation MVNVAILGYGVVGSGVAEVIKKNSESISQRAGTDIKVKWILDIRDFPDSPDKDVLTKNADDVFNDNEVSIIVETIGGAKIAHEFTKRALMAGKSVVTSNKELVATHGPELLQLAKENGVSYLFEASVGGGIPIIRPLNQCLAANEINGITGILNGTTNYILTQMKREGKSFEAALKEAQQNGYAEQNPTADVEGHDACRKIAILSSIAYNEFVDCENIYTEGITKITVDDMKYADAIGGVIKLIAVSKKANGKIFARVSPAIVLNEHPLANVEDVFNAIVVNGDAVGDAMFYGRGAGKLPTASAVVADVIDIAKHPGSGTASVWERTQQNNILPIEDSTTKFLVRVTAKNKEDAKKDILSIFGEIQLVELHSKVKDNEFAFISCKNTESEFKTKLDKLESASDITVLNRIRIEE comes from the coding sequence ATGGTTAATGTTGCTATTTTAGGTTATGGAGTGGTTGGCTCCGGTGTTGCAGAAGTTATTAAGAAAAATAGTGAAAGCATAAGTCAGCGTGCAGGAACAGATATAAAAGTAAAGTGGATATTGGATATTAGAGATTTTCCAGATAGTCCCGACAAGGATGTTCTTACCAAAAATGCGGATGATGTATTCAATGACAATGAAGTCAGTATCATAGTAGAAACCATAGGTGGGGCAAAGATAGCCCATGAATTTACAAAAAGAGCTCTTATGGCAGGTAAAAGTGTTGTAACTTCCAACAAGGAGCTTGTTGCAACCCATGGGCCGGAGCTATTACAACTGGCAAAAGAGAATGGCGTCAGCTATCTGTTTGAAGCCAGTGTCGGAGGAGGTATTCCTATAATACGTCCTTTGAATCAATGTCTGGCTGCAAATGAGATTAACGGAATAACAGGCATACTCAATGGAACAACAAATTATATACTGACCCAAATGAAAAGAGAAGGAAAAAGCTTTGAAGCTGCACTGAAGGAAGCACAGCAAAACGGCTATGCAGAGCAGAATCCTACAGCCGATGTTGAAGGCCACGATGCCTGCAGAAAAATTGCTATTCTGTCGTCCATTGCTTATAATGAATTCGTGGATTGTGAAAATATATACACAGAGGGTATAACAAAAATAACTGTTGATGATATGAAATATGCAGATGCCATAGGCGGAGTTATAAAATTGATCGCGGTTAGCAAAAAAGCAAACGGTAAAATATTTGCACGCGTTTCACCTGCCATAGTTCTAAATGAACATCCTCTTGCAAACGTTGAAGATGTATTTAATGCGATTGTTGTTAATGGTGATGCTGTGGGAGATGCCATGTTCTATGGCAGAGGGGCCGGAAAATTGCCTACTGCAAGTGCTGTTGTAGCTGATGTAATCGACATTGCTAAACATCCCGGTTCAGGAACGGCCAGTGTGTGGGAAAGAACCCAGCAAAACAATATACTGCCTATAGAAGATAGCACTACAAAATTTCTGGTCAGGGTAACAGCAAAAAATAAAGAGGATGCAAAAAAGGATATTTTATCAATTTTCGGAGAAATCCAATTAGTAGAACTACATTCAAAAGTAAAGGATAATGAGTTTGCATTTATAAGCTGTAAAAATACAGAAAGCGAGTTTAAAACAAAGCTTGACAAGCTTGAATCCGCATCAGACATTACTGTATTAAACAGAATAAGGATTGAAGAATAA